In a single window of the Phocoena sinus isolate mPhoSin1 chromosome 7, mPhoSin1.pri, whole genome shotgun sequence genome:
- the LOC116756718 gene encoding LOW QUALITY PROTEIN: U3 small nucleolar RNA-associated protein 14 homolog A-like (The sequence of the model RefSeq protein was modified relative to this genomic sequence to represent the inferred CDS: inserted 2 bases in 2 codons; substituted 2 bases at 2 genomic stop codons) → MSSSQTAESSLLALNQQGELEDLPREYPLSTSEDEGDSDGERKHQKLLEAISSLDGKNRWKLAERSEASPKLLEFSVSSEGSGEKLVLSDLLEPVKTSSSLAAVKKQLNRVKSKKTVELPLHREEIERIHREVAFKKTSQVLSKWDPVVQAXDKVRKALTKXGRTPLEQEIFNLLRKNKQPVTDPLLTPMEKASLKAMSLEEVKMRRAELQRARALQSYYGARARREKKIKSKKYHELLKKGKAKQALKEFEKLRKVNPAAALEELEKLEKARMMEQMSRKYQNSGKWAKSKAVMAKYDLEARQAMQEQLARNKELMQKIQVASESVEEEGVAEEEGEPFVPDVVNEVQVKADRPNPWMFRNHSGDTKEAEVQGDPEELAEPAAQEAPESEEEGPVVAEEILLKEFEERRSXRQKSGLNQIAKPVGSQEATDLSSQEGLSELRALSQKLNRESHQSRKQELSSTRTVLVVQREEPAGEEEEPLLLQRPERARTLDELEELGKEGCFQNKELPRAAVEGQQLERNPSNHLGVPKEKKRKEQMIDLQNLLTTKSPSMKSLAVPTTVEELEDEERDQRQMIKEAFAGDDVIRDSLKEKREAVEASKPKDVDLTLPGWDEWGGVGLKPSAKKRRRFLIKAPEGPPRKDKNLPNVILNEKRNIHAVAHQVRMLPYPFTHHQQFERTIQTPIGSTWNPQRSFQKLTMPKVVTKPGHIIKPIKAEDVGYRSSSRSDLSVVQRNPRXLSIRHKKQLKKNSVD, encoded by the exons ATGAGCTCGAGTCAGACTGCGGAGAGCAGCCTTCTGGCTTTAAACCAACAGGGAGAACTAGAGGATTTGCCAAGAGAGTACCCCTTGAGCACCAGTGAAGATGAGGGGGACAGTGATGGAGAAAGAAAGCATCAAAAGCTTCTGGAAGCAATCAGTTCACTTGATGGAAAGAATAGGTGGAAATTGGCTGAGAGATCTGAGGCTAGTCCGAAGTTGTTAGAGTTCAGTGTCAGTTCTGAAGGATCAGGAGAAAAGCTGGTCCTTTCAGATCTGCTTGAGCCTGTTAAAACTTCATCCTCATTGGCTGCTGTGAAAAAGCAGCTGAACAGAGTCAAATCGAAGAAGACTGTGGAGTTACCCCTTCACAGAGAAGAGATTGAGCGGATCCACAGAGAAGTGGCATTCAAAAAAACCTCACAAGTCCTCTCCAAATGGGATCCCGTCGTGCAGG CTGACAAAGTGAGGAAGGCACTGACAAAGTGAGGAAGAACTCCCCTGGAGCAGGAGATTTTTAATCTCCTCCGTAAGAACAAGCAGCCAGTGACAGACCCTTTACTGACTCCCATGGAAAAGGCCTCTCTCAAAGCCATGAGCCTGGAAGAGGTGAAGATGCGCCGAGCAGAGCTTCAAAGGGCCCGGGCCCTGCAGTCCTACTATGGGGCCAGGGCTcgaagagagaagaaaatcaaaagcaaaaagtATCACGAACTTCTGAAGAAAGGAAAGGCCAAGCAAGCCctaaaagagtttgagaagctgCGGAAGGTCAATCCTGCTGCAGCACTGGAAGAACTGGAAAAACTCGAAAAGGCCAGAATGATGGAGCAAATGAGCCGTAAGTACCAGAACAGTGGGAAATGGGCAAAGTCAAAGGCAGTTATGGCCAAATATGACCTGGAGGCTCGCCAGGCTATGCAGGAACAATTGGCCAGGAACAAAGAGCTGATGCAGAAGATCCAGGTGGCCTCCGAGAGTGTGGAAGAGGAGGGAGTTGCGGAGGAAGAGGGTGAACCTTTTGTCCCTGATGTGGTGAATGAGGTGCAGGTGAAGGCAGACAGACCAAACCCCTGGATGTTCAGGAATCACTCAGGTGACACAAAAGAGGCTGAGGTCCAGGGGGACCCTGAAGAACTTGCAGAGCCTGCAGCCCAGGAGGCTCCTGAAAGTGAGGAAGAAGGACCAGTGGTGGCGGAAGAAATTCTGTTGAAAGAATTTGAGGAAAGGCGAT AAAGACAAAAGTCTGGGCTCAACCAGATCGCCAAGCCGGTGGGCAGTCAAGAAGCAACAGATCTTAGCAGCCAGGAGGGGCTGTCTGAATTGAGGGCACTGTCTCAGAAACTCAACAGGGAGAGCCATCAGTCCAGGAAGCAAGAACTGAGTTCAACGAGGACAGTTCTGGTGGTCCAGAGAGAGGAACCTGCCGGAGAGGAAGAGGAGCCTCTGTTGCTGCAGAGGCCGGAGAGAGCACGAACTCTGGATGAACTGGAGGAGCTGGGCAAAGAAGGATGTTTTCAAAACAAGGAGCTTCCCAGAGCTGCGGTAGAAGGACAGCAGTTGGAGAGGAACCCAAGTAATCATCTTGGTGTCcccaaggagaagaaaaggaaggagcaaaTGATTGATCTCCAGAACCTCCTGACCACAAAATCTCCTTCCATGAAGTCCTTGGCAGTTCCCACGACGGTAGAGGAGTTGGAAGATGAAGAGAGAGATCAAAGGCAGATGATAAAGGAAGCTTTTGCTGGGGATGATGTCATCAGAGACTCCttgaaagagaagagggaagctgTGGAGGCGAGTAAGCCGAAGGATGTGGACCTGACTCTGCCTGGCTGGGACGAGTGGGGTGGTGTGGGCCTGAAGCCCAGTGCCAAGAAGAGACGCCGGTTTCTCATTAAAGCCCCTGAGGGTCCTCCAAGGAAAGACAAGAATTTGCCAAATGTGATTCTCAATGAGAAGCGGAACATCCATGCAGTGGCTCATCAGGTACGGATGCTTCCATATCCATTCACACACCATCAGCAATTTGAAAGGACTATTCAGACCCCTATAGGATCTACATGGAACCCCCAGAGGTCCTTCCAAAAGCTGACTATGCCCAAGGTTGTCACCAAGCCAGGCCATATCATTAAGCCTATAAAAGCAGAGGATGTGGGATACCGGTCTTCCTCAAGGTCGGACCTCTCTGTCGTACAGAGAAATCCAAGATGACTCTCCATACGTCACAAAAAACAGCTGAAGAAAAACTCTGTAGATTGA
- the LOC116756356 gene encoding ferritin light chain-like, which translates to MSSQIRHNYSTKVEVTVHGPGNLHLQAFNTYLSLGSYFHRDDVALESVGHFFHELAEEKREGAQPSLENTKPAGGGGPSWTCRSHPKMSGVKPRTPWKLPARHPAL; encoded by the coding sequence ATGAGCTCCCAGATTCGTCACAATTATTCCACCAAGGTGGAGGTCACCGTCCACGGCCCGGGCAACCTGCATCTGCAGGCCTTCAACACCTACCTCTCTCTGGGCTCCTATTTCCACCGAGACGACGTGGCTCTGGAAAGCGTGGGCCACTTTTTCCACGAATTGGCCGAGGAGAAGCGCGAGGGTGCCCAGCCCAGCCTTGAAAATACAAAgccagcggggggggggggcccttCCTGGACGTGCAGAAGCCACCCCAAGATGAGTGGGGTAAAACCCAGGACTCCGTGGAAGCTGCCCGCCAGACACCCGGCTCTGTGA